The sequence GGCCCTCGGAGCGCCCGTCCGCGCCCTGCGCGAAGCCCCGCGCCGTCCGCTGCTGATCGTCTCCGTGCTCGCGCTGGTCTCGCTGCTCGGCTACGCGGTGGTGCGGCACTTCGCGCACACCTCGATGGTCGACATGATCGTCTACCGGGCCGAGGGTGCCGCCGTCGTCAACGGCGGCGACCTCTACGGCCTGCGCGTCACCCAGTGGAACCTGCCCGCCACCTACCCGCCGTTCGCCGCGATGCTGTTCGTGCCGACGACCTGGTTCCCGGTGCCGTTCCTGCGGGTCGCGATCACGCTCTGCAACATCGGGCTGCTCGCACTGTTCGCCCACCTGTCGTTCAAGCTGGTCGGCTGGCCGCGCCGGGACCTCCGCGCGATCGCCGTGATCCTGGTCGCCGGCGTCGGCGTCTGGCTGGAACCCGTCTACACCACGCTGCGCTACGGCCAGATCAACCTCGCCCTGGGCTGCCTCGTCCTCTGGGACCTCACCCGGCCCGACGGGAAGCGCGGCAAGGGCATCGCGATCGGCATCGCCGCCGGCATCAAGCTCACCCCCGGCCTGTTCGCGGTCTACCTGCTGCTCACCGGCCGGATCCGGGCCGCGTTCGTGGCCGGCGCGACCTTCCTCGGCACCTTCCTGCTCGGCGCGCTCGTCCTGCCCGACGCCACCTGGGGCTTCTGGACCAAGTACCTCTACGACTCCTCACGGGTCGGCAAGACCGAGATCGTCGACAACCAGGCGCTCAGCGGGGCCGTCGCCCGGCTGCTGCACACCTCCGCACCGGGCTTCACCGGCACCCTGGCGGCCGTCGCCGTCGCGGTGGCCGGCCTCGGCGTCGCCGCCTGGGCCGCCCGCAGCTCGCGCCGGCTGGCGCGCTCCGAGGCCTGGGGCGTCTGCTGCGCCGCCGTCACCGCCGTCCTGATCTCGCCGATCAGCTGGACCCACCACTGGGTCTGGTGCGTGCCCGTACTGGTGCTGCTCGCGAGCGAGGCGGCGGTCGAACGGGCCCGCCCGGCCGCCGTCCGCAAGCTGCGCTGGCGGCTCGCCTTCGGGGCCACGCTGATCGCCTTCCTGTCGTTCGCGATGTGGCTCGCCAAGCCGAAGGGCGCGCTGGTGCTGGAGCTGTCGCCGCTCCACCAGATCCCGACCTCGGTGTACCCGCTCGTCGGGATCTGCTTCCTGCTGGCCGCCGCGCTACGCGTACGGGCCCGGCGCCGGGCGGCCGGAGCGGCGCCGACCGCGCTGCCCGGTCAGCGGGACGGCGGTTCGTCGGAGTCCGCGCGCGAGCGTCAGCAGGCCCCCGCGGCCCGCTGACTCGGCCCGCGCGCCGGGGCGGCCCGGGCGTGTGGCGGGAAG comes from Streptomyces sp. TLI_053 and encodes:
- a CDS encoding glycosyltransferase 87 family protein, which translates into the protein MTAVQDERGAVDTPPDLTPAPLSDRLRTALGAPVRALREAPRRPLLIVSVLALVSLLGYAVVRHFAHTSMVDMIVYRAEGAAVVNGGDLYGLRVTQWNLPATYPPFAAMLFVPTTWFPVPFLRVAITLCNIGLLALFAHLSFKLVGWPRRDLRAIAVILVAGVGVWLEPVYTTLRYGQINLALGCLVLWDLTRPDGKRGKGIAIGIAAGIKLTPGLFAVYLLLTGRIRAAFVAGATFLGTFLLGALVLPDATWGFWTKYLYDSSRVGKTEIVDNQALSGAVARLLHTSAPGFTGTLAAVAVAVAGLGVAAWAARSSRRLARSEAWGVCCAAVTAVLISPISWTHHWVWCVPVLVLLASEAAVERARPAAVRKLRWRLAFGATLIAFLSFAMWLAKPKGALVLELSPLHQIPTSVYPLVGICFLLAAALRVRARRRAAGAAPTALPGQRDGGSSESARERQQAPAAR